From Pseudonocardia autotrophica, one genomic window encodes:
- a CDS encoding LOG family protein — translation MADENADPQRLPEKQRGPVVLRRSRSIEPTTTDQRLLDSRGPADWVHTDPWRVLRIQAEFVEGFGMLAELPRAATVFGSARTPPDSAEYELGRELGARLAGAGFAVITGGGPGAMEAANRGASEAGGLSVGLGIELPFEQGLNPWVDLGINFRYFFARKTMFVKYSQAFVCLPGGFGTLDELFEALVLVQTKKVTKFPVVLLGTEYWGGLYDWIAKTVMRDGKVSPRDLDLLHITDDIDDAVDVVNEAYHAWEETH, via the coding sequence ATGGCCGATGAGAACGCCGATCCCCAGAGGCTGCCGGAGAAGCAGCGCGGCCCCGTGGTGCTCCGCCGCAGCCGCAGTATCGAGCCCACGACCACCGACCAGCGGCTGCTCGACTCGCGGGGCCCGGCGGACTGGGTACACACCGATCCGTGGCGGGTGCTGCGGATCCAGGCCGAGTTCGTCGAGGGCTTCGGGATGCTCGCCGAGCTTCCGCGAGCGGCGACCGTGTTCGGATCGGCCCGGACTCCTCCCGATTCCGCCGAGTACGAGTTGGGGCGCGAACTCGGTGCCCGGCTCGCGGGAGCCGGGTTCGCGGTGATCACCGGTGGGGGCCCGGGGGCGATGGAAGCGGCCAACCGCGGCGCGTCGGAGGCCGGCGGGCTGTCGGTGGGTCTGGGGATCGAGCTGCCGTTCGAGCAGGGCCTCAATCCCTGGGTCGATCTCGGGATCAACTTCCGGTACTTCTTCGCACGCAAGACGATGTTCGTGAAGTACTCGCAGGCCTTCGTCTGCCTGCCCGGTGGTTTCGGCACCCTCGACGAGCTGTTCGAGGCACTGGTGCTGGTCCAGACGAAGAAGGTCACCAAGTTCCCGGTCGTCCTGCTGGGCACCGAGTACTGGGGCGGTCTCTACGACTGGATCGCCAAGACCGTCATGCGCGACGGCAAGGTCTCGCCGCGGGACCTCGACCTGCTGCACATCACCGACGACATCGACGACGCCGTCGACGTGGTGAACGAGGCCTACCACGCCTGGGAGGAGACGCACTGA
- a CDS encoding LOG family protein, which yields MTDAERGFAVCVYCASSDGVGAHHVDLAEAVGRGIAARGWTLVSGGGRKSMMGAVAAGARAGGARTVGIIPQSMVEREWADHDSDELVITGSMRERKQLMEERSDAFLALPGGIGTCEELFEVWSSAVLGLHGKPVVLLDPSGHWDGLLDWVAGLTDGGFTSSAPMQRLRVVRGGGAGAVSGTGLVEEALAACGRPVN from the coding sequence ATGACCGATGCCGAACGCGGCTTCGCGGTCTGCGTCTACTGCGCCAGCTCCGACGGCGTCGGAGCGCACCACGTCGATCTCGCCGAGGCCGTCGGCCGCGGCATCGCGGCGCGGGGCTGGACGCTGGTCTCCGGCGGTGGCCGGAAATCGATGATGGGTGCGGTCGCCGCCGGTGCGCGCGCCGGCGGCGCGCGCACGGTCGGGATCATCCCGCAGTCGATGGTCGAGCGGGAGTGGGCCGACCATGACAGCGACGAGCTCGTCATCACCGGCAGTATGCGGGAGCGCAAGCAGCTGATGGAGGAACGGTCCGACGCCTTCCTCGCGCTTCCCGGCGGCATCGGGACCTGCGAGGAGCTCTTCGAGGTGTGGTCCTCGGCGGTGCTCGGGCTGCACGGGAAGCCGGTCGTCCTGCTCGATCCGAGTGGGCACTGGGACGGCCTGCTCGACTGGGTCGCCGGGCTCACCGACGGCGGCTTCACCTCGTCGGCGCCGATGCAGCGGCTGCGTGTCGTGCGTGGTGGCGGAGCCGGTGCGGTGTCCGGGACCGGCCTGGTCGAGGAGGCGCTCGCGGCCTGCGGCCGACCCGTCAACTGA
- a CDS encoding DivIVA domain-containing protein, which yields MGTALVYVLVLAVVAGLVFVLAAAVFGRGEELAPLAPDATPTRLPAREVSAADVRELRFQQVVRGYRMAEVDWALDRLAGELDRLRGDRHELAERVVRLEATIARMRAEEGPDDGYRPEP from the coding sequence ATGGGGACCGCGCTGGTGTACGTGCTCGTCCTCGCGGTCGTGGCGGGGTTGGTGTTCGTGCTGGCCGCCGCGGTGTTCGGCCGAGGTGAGGAGCTCGCCCCGCTCGCCCCGGACGCGACGCCGACGAGGTTGCCCGCTCGCGAGGTGTCCGCTGCTGATGTCCGCGAGCTGCGGTTCCAGCAGGTCGTTCGCGGGTACCGGATGGCCGAGGTCGACTGGGCGCTGGACCGGCTTGCCGGGGAGCTGGACCGGCTCCGGGGCGACCGGCACGAGCTGGCGGAGCGGGTGGTCCGGCTGGAGGCGACGATCGCGCGGATGCGCGCCGAGGAGGGTCCGGATGACGGGTACCGACCGGAACCGTGA